A single genomic interval of Dysidea avara chromosome 8, odDysAvar1.4, whole genome shotgun sequence harbors:
- the LOC136263468 gene encoding uncharacterized protein — translation MTSGVDFQGLVLNGAIKLDRKELGRGAYGRVYAVNYHGTICAAKEIHSIFVEEVGEVEMRRTVESFMRECHQISTLRHPNVIQFLGVYYPVGAGGVQERMRLPVMAMEMMVDSLTSLVDKHEKIPVPLKFSIVHDVSLGLCYLHNHDPPIVHRDLSPNNILLTTHHVAKISDLGVAKVIKADSKRTMTKVPGTVTFMPPESLSVNPVYGPPMDVFSFAGIVLHTFNQQWPNPCDQVEFDPKTRKMVALSEVKRRQQYLDKLRGEAEVLRPLVEECLDNDPAVRPAIAVVCERIQVSKDVYMKESPQDVITLYQQVDHLKLEVEQLKLENSNLKHQLQSAPIQQMASKLNRISLGEKSITKTSKFRIEAPPLIPALTSNRYHMKWTQLTDLPAPMSHAYTAVQNKKVYVTGGGSPVDDAECQIYVYDINTDHWGQLPPSGHYYGVPQIIGGKLAIIGGRLSATKKRTNKVSTFDEARQTWTSYFPDLLSVRSRPGVATHLEHVIVAGGVDTLVPQDDIEVLNWIENSYWRKASIKLPVPMDTFTPIVVDSHLYIVGHEGTNPHQVNNNAYKIPFVDITRPGNQKQTRWLSVIGIAKWITIAPTDHFSTALVPSLSPLVVVGGRYLDSTISTSDTKIYDESSKSWKNTSASLPSARSSVAIAAVNDNAIIVIGGCTKGGKDTLSSCVTTVELGQAYLQ, via the exons ATGACATCGGGCGTTGATTTTCAAGGTCTAGTTCTCAATGGTGCCATTAAACTAGATCGAAAGGAATTGGGTCGCGGGGCTTACGGGAGAGTTTACGCAGTCAACTATCATGGAACGATCTGTGCTGCCAAAGAGATCCACTCTATCTTTGTGGAAGAGGTGGGAGAGGTGGAAATGCGACGAACAGTGGAATCATTTATGAGAGAGTGTCATCAAATTAGTACATTACGTCATCCAAATGTCATACAGTTCCTAGGTGTTTATTATCCTGTGGGGGCGGGCGGTGTACAGGAAAGGATGCGGCTACCAGTAATGGCTATGGAGATGATGGTGGATAGTTTGACCTCACTGGTGGATAAACATGAGAAGATTCCTGTCCCTTTAAAGTTTTCAATTGTCCATGATGTCTCCCTTGGCCTGTGCTACCTTCACAATCATGATCCTCCCATTGTTCATCGAGATCTCTCCCCTAACAACATCTTATTGACGACACATCATGTGGCAAAGATCAGTGATCTTGGAGTAGCCAAGGTAATAAAGGCTGATAGTAAGAGGACAATGACTAAAGTTCCAGGAACAGTTACCTTCATGCCCCCAGAAAGTCTTTCTGTAAATCCAGTATATGGTCCTCCCATGGATGTGTTCTCATTTGCTGGAATAGTCCTCCACACATTTAACCAACAATGGCCTAATCCATGTGATCAAGTTGAGTTTGACCCTAAAACAAGAAAGATGGTAGCCTTGTCTGAAGTTAAGCGTCGTCAGCAGTACCTGGATAAGTTGAGAGGAGAGGCTGAAGTATTGAGGCCACTGGTAGAGGAGTGTCTTGATAATGATCCTGCTGTGAGGCCGGCCATTGCAGTTGTGTGTGAGAGGATCCAAGTGAGCAAGGATGTTTACATGAAGGAGTCCCCACAAGATGTTATTACTTTATACCAACAAGTGGACCACTTGAAACTTGAAGTTGAACAGTTGAAATTGGAAAATAGTAATTTAAAACATCAGCTG CAAAGTGCACCAATACAACAAATGGCTAGTAAACTGAACAGAATAAGTTTGGGAGAAAAGTCAATAACAAAGACATCAAAGTTCAGAATA GAAGCACCTCCATTAATTCCAGCACTTACCAGTAACAGGTATCACATGAAATGGACTCAACTGACTGACCTTCCTGCTCCAATGTCTCATGCATACACTGCTGTACAAAACAAGAAGGTTTATGTTACTGGTGGGGGTAGTCCAGTTGATGATGCTGAATGTCAAATATATGTCTATGATATCAATACTGACCACTGGGGTCAGTTACCTCCCTCGGGTCACTATTATGGTGTTCCTCAAATCATTGGTGGCAAGTTAGCTATTATTGGTGGACGTCTCTCTGCTACTAAGAAGAGAACCAATAAAGTTTCCACATTTGATGAAGCCCGCCAAACTTGGACATCTTATTTTCCTGACCTTCTTTCAGTTAGGAGCAGACCAGGAGTGGCTACTCACCTGGAGCATGTTATTGTTGCGGGGGGAGTGGACACATTAGTCCCACAAGATGATATTGAAGTCCTCAACTGGATAGAGAACTCTTATTGGAGAAAGGCATCTATTAAGCTTCCTGTACCAATGGACACTTTCACACCAATTGTTGTGGATAGTCACCTTTATATAGTGGGTCATGAGGGTACTAACCCTCATCAAGTTAATAATAATGCCTACAAGATCCCATTTGTTGATATTACAAGACCAGGCAACCAGAAGCAAACCAGATGGCTTTCCGTGATAGGGATTGCAAAATGGATTACCATAGCTCCTACTGATCATTTTAGTACAGCCCTAGTTCCCAGCTTATCCCCACTAGTAGTAGTTGGTGGACGTTATCTAGATAGTACAATATCAACATCAGATACTAAGATTTATGATGAGTCTAGCAAGTCATGGAAGAATACTAGTGCATCCCTACCATCTGCTAGATCTTCAGTGGCTATAGCAGCAGTCAATGACAATGCCATTATAGTCATTGGAGGATGTACTAAAGGAGGAAAGGATACTTTATCATCCTGTGTTACTACAGTAGAACTGGGACAAGCTTATCTACAATAA
- the LOC136263611 gene encoding tyrosine aminotransferase-like, producing MDQLIDKDTVAIVIVNPSNPCGSVYSKQHLLDILAVAEKHSLPIIADEIYNGLVFKGQHSYPIATLSKNVPILSCGGMAKKYLVPGWRVGWILIHDRHDRFKKEVVPSLIKVSRKSLGITTLVQAALPKILDTVPKSYYENTISLVEANANIAYGELSVVGGLTPVMPSGALYMMVGVELSKFPHINTTVEFMEKVMSEESVFILCGECFRFPGFIRLVLLIPNDKMKLACDRIREFCNRHYMEYI from the exons ATGGATCAGTTGATAGACAAAGACACTGTGGCTATTGTCATCGTAAACCCTTCCAATCCTTGTGGTTCGGTTTATTCTAAACAACATCTTCTTGACATCCTGGCTGTGGCAGAGAAACACTCCCTACCCATAATTGCAGATGAGATATACAATGGCCTGGTGTTTAAAGGACAACACTCATACCCAATAGCAACATTGTCTAAGAATGTACCGATATTGTCTTGTGGAGGAATGGCAAAAAAGTACTTAGTTCCTGGCTGGAGGGTTGGCTGGATATTGATCCATGATAGACATGACAGGTTTAAGAAGGAG GTAGTTCCATCACTGATAAAGGTGTCTCGTAAGTCACTTGGCATCACAACATTAGTACAGGCTGCGCTACCTAAGATCTTGGACACTGTACCAAAGTCATATTATGAGAACACTATAAGTTTAGTGGAG GCTAATGCTAATATAGCTTACGGAGAATTATCAGTGGTAGGTGGACTAACACCAGTGATGCCATCTGGtgctctttacatgatggttggTGTAGAGTTGAGCAAATTTCCTCACATCAACACTACTGTAGAGTTTATGGAGAAAGTGATGTCTGAAGAGAGTGTCTTCATTTTGTGTGGTGAA TGTTTCCGATTCCCAGGCTTCATCAGACTGGTATTGTTAATACCAAATGATAAGATGAAATTAGCTTGTGATCGTATTAGAGAATTCTGTAATAGACACTACATGGAATACATCTAG
- the LOC136264273 gene encoding probable glutamate receptor, translated as MASNFTQTNQTCDGLEVWPYGELFHSVLKKTRSESINQTLTAGALVYHYISFDESGLNKVATWMGENETLQTISPIRWCSQQEANTLHLCQGVSDIRCGVTKRPPPRAPPNSRYQYDYSNYNFDVVSVKSEPFMIPKIDNDSVVTFEGLCIDLIDKLSELMEFTYNISLVADGQYGAFDDVTNTWTGLVKDLMDYNSEIALAPFTITARRETAIDFTRAYFDIGLRILYNVEVRDEFTTDRLFRFLKPFETSLWLLILASVVAVSVGMAIIGRLSPYDWYQSPPDDFSLWESQFQMTLYNSTWQVLSAVFQQGAETVPRSTSARVLIGGWWFVCLVLAATYTASLTAIFAAPTTESGFSSIDELVSKIPPIVRFGTYNNSQMSDFFKHSPIKAYQEAYRYMQMEGLLFESQSEALAAVVHDNIALIDDGPVVDFISSRKHEQYNPNCTLRNIGDGSFSPGGFGLGLTKNSPYTDDFSLAILELRETGEIERLTIEYFQHRRTCVSEIATRGASAQAESEPIDLKSVGGLFILLGTGILLSFVILIVELACARLFRALGSDHWLLTLSYKLPWENEHNGEDLVSQVEISSTSSLNYKAEDTAANTQCISNILLVSYYWNLHIYTDIPHLWWRLKSTALWIYHVAP; from the exons ATGGCATCTAACTTTACACAAACTAACCAGACATGTGATGGACTGGAGGTGTGGCCATATGGTGAACTATTTCATTCAGTTTTAAAAAAG ACCAGATCAGAATCCATCAATCAAACACTAACAGCAGGAGCTCTTGTTTACCACTACATTAGCTTTGATGAATCTGGACTAAACAAA GTTGCAACTTGGATGGGAGAAAATGAAACCCTCCAAACAATATCACCTATTCGTTGGTGTTCTCAACAAGAAGCCAACACTTTACACTTGTGTCAAGGTGTTAGTGATATCAGATGTGGTGTTACCAAAAGACCCCCACCAAGAGCTCCTCCAAATTCACGTTACCAATATGACTACAGCAACTACAATTTTGATGTTGTTTCTGTTAAa AGTGAACCATTCATGATTCCGAAAATAGACAATGATAGTGTTGTGACATTTGAAGGACTGTGTATTGACTTGATAGATAAGTTGAGCGAACTAATGGAGTTCACCTATAACATCAGTCTTGTGGCTGATGGACAATATGGAGCATTTGATGACGTAACAAACACCTGGACGGGATTAGTGAAAGACCTGATGGATTAT AATTCTGAAATTGCATTGGCCCCTTTCACTATAACAGCACGTAGAGAAACTGCAATAGATTTTACTAGAGCATACTTTGATATTGGACTAAGAATTCTCTATAATGTTGAAGTTAGAGATGAATTTACCACAGATCGTTTGTTTCGGTTCTTAAAGCCATTTGAGACAAGTCTTTGGCTGCTAATTCTAGCATCTGTTGTTGCAGTTAGTGTAGGGATGGCCATAATTGGGAGGTTGAGTCCTTATGATTGGTACCAGAGTCCACCAGATGATTTCTCATTATGGGAGTCACAGTTTCAAATGACACTGTATAATTCTACCTGGCAAGTATTATCTGCTGTATTTCAACAAG GTGCAGAAACAGTACCCAGGTCAACCTCTGCAAGAGTTCTAATAGGTGGTTGGTGGTTTGTGTGTTTGGTGTTGGCTGCTACCTACACTGCAAGCCTTACTGCTATATTTGCTGCACCAACAACTGAATCTGGTTTTAGTAGCATTGATGAGCTTGTCAGCAAGATTCCTCCAATAGTACGTTTCGGAACTTACAATAACTCACAAATGTCTGACTTCTTCAAGCACTCACCAATCAAGGCATATCAGGAAGCTTACCGATATATGCAAATGGAGGGTCTTTTATTTGAAAGTCAATCTGAAGCATTAGCAGCTGTTGTCCATGATAACATTGCTCTAATTGATGATGGTCCAGTTGTTGACTTCATTAGTTCAAGGAAACACGAACAATACAATCCCAACTGTACACTGAGGAACATCGGAGATGGTTCGTTTAGTCCTGGAGGGTTTGGTCTTGGGCTTACTAAGAATTCTCCCTACACTGATGATTTCTCCTTAGCCATACTAGAGCTTAGAGAAACTGGTGAGATTGAACGACTGACAATAGAGTACTTCCAACACAGACGTACTTGTGTCAGTGAAATAGCTACACGAGGTGCATCTGCACAAGCGGAAAGTGAACCAATCGACTTAAAATCTGTTGGTGGATTATTTATCTTACTAGGGACTGGTATCCTACTGTCATTTGTTATCCTAATAGTTGAATTAGCATGTGCCAGACTGTTCAGGGCACTTGGTAGTGATCATTGGCTACTCACACTTAGTTACAAGTTACCCTGGGAAAATGAACACAATGGAGAGGACCTTGTATCACAAGTAGAAATCTCTTCAACAAGTTCTCTCAACTATAAAGCAGAAGATACAGCTG CTAACACACAATGTATATCAAACATTCTTCTAGTCTCATATTATTGGAATTTACATATATATACtgatataccacacctgtggtggAGATTAAAAAGCACTGCACTATGGATATACCATGTGGCACCATAa